A stretch of Lathyrus oleraceus cultivar Zhongwan6 chromosome 6, CAAS_Psat_ZW6_1.0, whole genome shotgun sequence DNA encodes these proteins:
- the LOC127095711 gene encoding glycerol-3-phosphate dehydrogenase [NAD(+)] GPDHC1, cytosolic: MGVVSNSDSNGSVQNCNGLEEKLDDLRGLLGKANGDPLRIVSVGAGAWGSVFAALLQDSYGQFREKVQIRIWRRPLKIVDKATAKHLFEVINSREDVLRRLIRRCAYLKYVEARLGDRTLFADEILKDGFCLNMIDTPICPLKVVTNLQEAVWDADIVVNGLPSTETREIFEEISKYWKERITVPVIISLSKGIEAALEPVPHIITPTKMIHKATGVPMENILYLGGPNIASEIYHKEYANARICGAEKWRKALAKFLRQPHFIVWDNSDLVTHEVMGGLKNVYAIGAGMVAALTNESATSKSVYFAHCTSEMIFITHLLAEEPEKLAGPLLADTYVTLLKGRNAWYGQMLAKGELSPDMGDSIRGKGMIQGVSAVEAFFELLSQSSLNVLHPGENKPVAPVELCPILKTLYKVLISREQSTKAILQALRDENLNDPRERIEIAQSHAFYRPSLLGQP; this comes from the exons ATGGGTGTGGTTAGTAATTCAGACTCAAATGGATCTGTTCAAAATTGCAATGGTTTAGAAGAGAAGCTTGATGATCTCCGTGGCCTTCTTGGTAAGGCTAATGGTGATCCATTGAGGATTGTTAGTGTAGGAGCTGGTGCTTGGGGGAGTGTTTTTGCAGCGTTGTTGCAAGACAGTTATGGTCAGTTTCGCGAGAAGGTACAAATCAGGATATGGAGGAGACCATTAAAGATTGTTGATAAAGCCACTGCCAAGCACTTATTTGAAGTTATCAACTCCAGGGAAGATGTGTTGAGGAGGTTGATTCGGCGTTGCGCTTATTTGAAATATGTTGAGGCAAGGCTTGGTGATAGGACATTATTTGCCGATGAGATTCTCAAAGATGGTTTttgtttgaatatgattgatACACCGATTTGTCCTTTGAAGGTTGTCACAAACTTGCAGGAAGCTGTTTGGGATGCAGATATTGTTGTCAATGGATTGCCTTCGACCGAAACAAGGGAGATTTTTGAAGAGATTAGTAAATATTGGAAGGAGAGAATCACAGTTCCTGTAATTATCTCTTTGTCAAAGGGCATAGAGGCGGCATTGGAGCCTGTTCCGCATATTATAACTCCAACAAAAATGATTCACAAAGCAA CTGGAGTTCCCATGGAGAACATACTTTATCTTGGTGGTCCAAATATTGCATCAGAAATCTACCACAAGGAGTATGCAAATGCTAGAATATGTGGCGCTGAGAAATGGAGGAAGGCTCTGGCAAAGTTTCTGAGACAACCACATTTTATTGTTTGGGACAATAGTGACCTTGTTACCCATGAGGTCATGGGTGGTTTGAAAAATGTTTATGCAATTGGTGCTG GAATGGTAGCAGCCCTTACCAATGAGAGTGCTACTAGCAAATCTGTATATTTTGCACACTGTACATCAGAGATGATATTTATCACTCACTTGTTGGCTGAAGAACCTGAAAAGCTCGCAGGACCATTATTGGCGGATACTTATGTGACATTGTTGAAAGGTCGTAATGCATGGTATGGCCAGATGCTAGCTAAGGGTGAGCTAAGTCCAGACATGGGTGACAGCATAAGAGGCAAAGGAATGATTCAG GGTGTCTCTGCAGTAGAGGCATTCTTTGAACTTTTGAGCCAATCAAGCCTGAATGTGTTGCACCCTGGAGAGAATAAGCCAGTTGCTCCAGTTGAGCTCTGCCCAATCTTGAAGACGCTATATAAAGTATTAATATCCAG GGAACAATCAACAAAAGCTATTCTCCAAGCTCTGAGGGATGAAAATCTGAATGATCCCCGTGAACGTATTGAGATTGCACAAAGTCATGCATTCTACAGGCCTTCATTGCTTGGACAACCTTGA